One Novosphingobium sp. G106 DNA segment encodes these proteins:
- a CDS encoding PLP-dependent aminotransferase family protein has translation MQTKSIQTDVQNWLPEIGHASGPKYLSISAALGRDIDAGRLRPGDRLPPQRELADALGVDLGTVTRAYAEARRLGLIDADGRRGSFVREAAPAIEQIAPFDTGMNLPPLPLRSSLPERYAAGLREILSGPAAANRLQYQPSGGAPQDRQAGADWLAQRGIDADEDNVLVVSGAQTALHAIANSAFEPGDAICTGPFVYAGWLAIARRLGLRIVPVAADAQGIDPQALERACTEQTIRAVYLVPTNDNPTTATMGIERRRALAEIARRHDLRIIEDDAYGRLGSDPLPPLAALAPERTWHVASLSKIISPSLRVAYLRAPSLRDAWRLVADVHETTIMAPSLNVAVATQWLRDQTWAELVAEVRAECIARQAIVAEILPPGSYRADPEGYHLWIPLAGDMTPAQLVSALAPSGLSAASSEAFAADRSEPSRGIRVSIGGSLSRERLPRALALLDALLHHRGNRAAPMV, from the coding sequence ATGCAAACAAAGTCAATACAAACTGACGTACAAAATTGGCTACCCGAAATCGGGCATGCTTCCGGTCCGAAATACCTCTCGATCAGCGCGGCGCTCGGCCGCGACATCGACGCGGGCCGACTGCGGCCCGGCGACCGCCTGCCGCCCCAGCGCGAACTGGCCGATGCGCTGGGCGTCGATCTCGGCACCGTCACCCGCGCCTATGCCGAAGCCCGCCGACTCGGCCTGATCGACGCCGACGGCCGCCGCGGCAGCTTCGTGCGCGAGGCGGCCCCGGCGATCGAACAGATCGCACCCTTCGACACGGGCATGAACCTGCCGCCGTTGCCGCTGCGAAGCTCGCTGCCCGAACGCTACGCCGCCGGCCTGCGCGAAATCCTTTCCGGGCCCGCTGCCGCCAACCGCCTGCAGTACCAGCCCAGCGGCGGCGCCCCGCAGGACCGGCAGGCGGGCGCAGACTGGCTCGCCCAGCGCGGCATCGACGCCGACGAGGACAACGTACTCGTCGTCAGCGGCGCGCAGACCGCGCTCCACGCCATTGCCAATTCGGCGTTCGAGCCCGGCGACGCGATCTGCACGGGCCCCTTCGTCTATGCCGGCTGGCTGGCGATCGCGCGGCGCCTGGGCCTGCGGATCGTGCCCGTAGCCGCCGATGCCCAGGGGATCGATCCCCAAGCGCTCGAACGCGCCTGCACCGAACAGACGATCCGCGCGGTCTACCTGGTGCCGACCAACGACAACCCGACCACCGCGACGATGGGCATCGAGCGCCGACGCGCCCTGGCCGAGATCGCCCGGCGGCATGACCTGCGCATCATCGAGGACGACGCCTACGGCCGGCTCGGCTCCGATCCGCTGCCGCCACTGGCCGCGCTCGCGCCCGAGCGGACCTGGCATGTCGCCAGCCTGTCGAAGATCATCTCGCCCTCGCTGCGCGTCGCCTACCTTCGCGCGCCCTCGCTGCGCGATGCCTGGCGGCTGGTCGCCGACGTTCACGAGACCACGATCATGGCTCCCTCACTCAACGTCGCGGTGGCGACGCAGTGGCTGCGCGACCAGACCTGGGCCGAACTGGTCGCCGAAGTCCGCGCCGAATGCATCGCCCGCCAGGCGATCGTGGCCGAGATCCTCCCACCCGGCAGCTACCGCGCCGACCCCGAGGGCTACCATCTGTGGATCCCGCTCGCCGGAGACATGACCCCTGCACAGTTGGTAAGCGCGCTCGCGCCGTCTGGCCTCTCCGCAGCCTCGAGCGAGGCCTTCGCCGCCGACCGCAGCGAACCGTCGCGCGGCATCCGCGTCTCGATCGGCGGTAGCCTCAGCCGCGAACGCCTGCCCCGCGCGCTGGCGCTGCTCGACGCGCTGCTCCACCACCGCGGCAATCGCGCCGCGCCCATGGTCTGA
- a CDS encoding GNAT family N-acetyltransferase, with product MIIRPAEPRDAVAITAIIMPTIRDGTTYALDRTMSEADALAYWTAPDKATFVTEEDGVILGTYYLRANQAGGGNHIANCGYMTATAATGRGVARRMCEHSLDQARARGFRAMQFNFVVSTNERAVRLWQSLGFAVVGTLPGAFAHPVLGEVDALVMYRRL from the coding sequence ATGATCATCCGCCCCGCCGAGCCGCGCGACGCCGTAGCGATCACGGCCATCATCATGCCGACTATCCGCGACGGTACGACCTACGCGCTCGATCGCACGATGAGCGAAGCCGACGCCCTCGCCTACTGGACCGCGCCCGACAAGGCGACTTTCGTCACCGAGGAGGACGGCGTGATCCTCGGCACCTACTACCTGCGCGCCAACCAGGCGGGCGGCGGCAACCACATCGCCAACTGCGGCTACATGACCGCCACTGCCGCCACGGGCCGCGGCGTCGCACGTCGCATGTGCGAGCACTCGCTCGACCAGGCGCGGGCGCGCGGCTTCCGCGCGATGCAGTTCAACTTCGTCGTCAGCACCAACGAACGCGCCGTCCGCCTCTGGCAGAGCCTGGGCTTTGCGGTCGTCGGTACCCTGCCCGGCGCTTTCGCCCATCCGGTGCTGGGCGAAGTCGACGCGCTGGTGATGTACCGAAGGCTCTAG